From Brassica oleracea var. oleracea cultivar TO1000 chromosome C3, BOL, whole genome shotgun sequence, a single genomic window includes:
- the LOC106333910 gene encoding putative defensin-like protein 225: MRYNVMFMVSCVLTFLVLNNVEVEVEAKKKFGCNVDDSFQGTCGNNGKSACVNDFKKKLGFPNNIGIRCDCSDRPTIPGIPPSRKCACQHDC, encoded by the exons ATGAGATATAATGTTATGTTTATGGTTTCTTGTGTTCTCACATTTCTCGTTCTAAATAATGTTGAAG TCGAGGTGGAAGCGAAAAAAAAATTTGGATGCAACGTCGACGACAGTTTTCAAGGAACATGCGGAAATAATGGAAAGAGTGCATGTGTAAACGATTTTAAAAAAAAACTTGGCTTTCCAAATAATATTGGAATACGTTGTGACTGTTCTGATCGACCTACCATCCCTGGTATACCTCCCAGTCGTAAATGTGCATGTCAACATGATTGCTAA
- the LOC106328853 gene encoding ankyrin repeat-containing protein At5g02620, with the protein MDAFETHQPREITDPLYNSSNLRSEECVVAGKIPRQRSSVFDLDKEGFSPLHAAAGTGQVETVRAILGIDKKLCRLKGRDGKTPLHVAAMRGKTDVIREIVSSCVDCVEDETVQGQTALHIAVMHQEIGAVVAIVELITVMNRIEVLYKKDEQGNTPLHLATWRKNRQVIEVLVEAIPEESKTFEVNAMNKMGLSALDLLVMFPSEAGDREIYEKLIRAGAQRGSDIGTTTNIQRTTSSTSACQERAMESQSHKDLVKYFTFKKHRDSPSEARSALLVVASLVATATFQASLTPPGGTWQDSYMPASSQNTTSVKTPSQQPYIAGQSIMGTFNGIAFTLFVFFNTIGFSVSLSMLNILTLGFPLRFQLQICMMAMYFSHNTAMTSVAPDHVKLYCILITSILAAATPALMRLLEKPIAMLCQLWDSMLQKICCQ; encoded by the exons ATGGATGCTTTTGAGACTCATCAACCGAGAGAGATAACTGATCCTCTGTATAACTCCTCTAATCTCAGGAGTGAAGAGTGTGTCGTGGCCGGGAAGATTCCTCGGCAGAGGTCATCAGTCTTTGATTTGGACAAAGAAGGTTTTAGCCCTCTGCATGCGGCTGCAGGAACCGGTCAAGTAGAGACCGTGAGGGCAATTTTGGGAATCGACAAGAAACTTTGCCGGCTTAAAGGTAGAGATGGAAAGACTCCACTTCATGTGGCAGCGATGAGAGGCAAAACCGACGTGATCAGAGAGATTGTGTCCAGCTGTGTTGATTGCGTAGAAGACGAGACGGTTCAAGGTCAAACTGCTTTGCATATCGCTGTTATGCACCAAGAGATTGGAGCGGTGGTAGCTATTGTTGAGTTGATCACAGTGATGAATCGAATTGAAGTGCTGTACAAGAAAGATGAACAGGGTAACACTCCTCTTCATCTAGCGACCTGGAGAAAAAATCGCCAG GTGATTGAAGTGTTGGTTGAGGCAATACCAGAAGAGTCTAAGACTTTTGAGGTGAATGCAATGAACAAGATGGGTCTCTCTGCACTGGATTTGCTGGTTATGTTTCCGAGCGAAGCTGGCGATAGAGAAATCTATGAGAAACTTATCCGAGCTGGAGCTCAAAGAGGGAGCGATATTGGTACCACCACCAATATCCAACGAACCACTTCTTCTACTTCCGCATGCCAAGAGAGAGCAATGGAGTCACAAAGCCATAAAGATCTCGTAAAATACTTCACTTTCAAAAAGCACAGAGACTCGCCATCAGAGGCACGTAGCGCTTTACTGGTGGTGGCTTCGCTCGTCGCGACAGCCACCTTCCAAGCCAGCCTGACTCCACCAGGTGGAACCTGGCAAGACAGCTACATGCCTGCCTCTTCCCAGAACACAACGAGCGTGAAAACACCAAGCCAACAACCTTATATAGCAGGGCAGTCTATCATGGGGACATTCAACGGAATCGCTTTCACTTTGTTTGTCTTCTTTAACACGATTGGGTTTTCGGTTTCGCTTTCTATGCTGAATATTCTCACCCTCGGGTTCCCGTTGCGGTTCCAGCTTCAGATCTGTATGATGGCTATGTACTTCTCCCACAACACGGCCATGACCAGCGTGGCGCCTGATCATGTGAAGCTTTACTGCATTCTCATCACGTCTATCCTTGCTGCTGCCACTCCAGCTTTGATGAGGTTGCTTGAGAAGCCTATTGCCATGCTCTGTCAATTATGGGACTCCATGTTACAGAAAATCTGTTGTCAGTAG
- the LOC106328852 gene encoding uncharacterized protein LOC106328852, which yields MPSTFSKPTSPSSPNNSPLSRASSEADLRLREAEERLRDAMAELQRRQRSAARGSHADLCDHADVSCVANAIGNLCQSFLLSYGVRVGIGILLRAFKLARGQSYSSLLDLKQLVSETDLIVREEACRIGLLFGGFTGSYHLLRCCLRKWRKKETPLNSVLAGSIAGLSILALDDSTQRRTLALYLLARLGQAAYNSAKSKNKFHLWGSHWRHGDSLLFSLACAQVMYAFIMRPETLPKSYREFIQKTGPVARPVYQAVRECCRGGPIDVASLSAYISSKNEASDVEVEEFASIIPCSAIHPHTNSCLAQNANAMSATFKKTFPLYFSLTFVPYVVLNLQRFMASPYRTSWHSIRDSVRSTSFLSAFVGIFQAFICAHRKVASKDHKIVYWFAGGVAALSVMLEKKPRRSELALYVLPRAGDSLWEILVNRHVLPDIKNAEVAMFCACMGGIMYYLEHEPDTLAPFLRGLIRRFLASQISNSSSKNRQSSSYVYRQSLDALEKPKPPPESGEGEAQKAEEKYNLEAIPGL from the exons ATGCCTTCGACCTTCTCCAAGCCGACTTCTCCCTCTTCTCCCAACAATTCTCCTCTCTCCCGCGCCTCCTCCGAGGCCGACCTCCGTCTCCGCGAGGCGGAGGAGCGGCTGCGCGACGCCATGGCCGAGCTCCAGCGCAGACAGCGCTCCGCGGCGCGTGGCTCCCACGCCGATCTCTGCGATCACGCCGACGTCTCCTGCGTCGCCAATGCGATCGGCAATCTCTGCCAGAGCTTCCTCCTCTCCTACGGCGTCAGGGTCGGGATCGGGATCCTTCTCCGCGCTTTCAAGCTCGCTCGAGGGCAGTCTTATTCCTCTCTTCTCGATCTCAAG CAACTCGTCTCGGAGACGGATTTGATTGTTAGGGAAGAAGCGTGTCGTATTGGTCTCCTTTTCGGTGGCTTTACCGGCTCCTATCACTTGCTTAGATGCTGTTTGAGGAAGTGGAGGAAGAAAGAGACGCCCTTGAATTC AGTCTTAGCAGGTTCGATTGCTGGTTTGTCTATCCTAGCTTTAGATGATTCCACCCAGCGCCGCACACTTGCTCTGTACCTCTTGGCTAGATTAGGCCAG GCGGCTTACAATTCCGCAAAGTCAAAGAACAAGTTCCATCTTTGGGGAAGCCATTGGAGACATGGAGATTCTTTACTCTTTTCTCTCGCTTGTGCCCAG GTTATGTATGCTTTTATAATGCGTCCTGAAACCTTGCCAAAATCATATAGAGAATTTATTCAGAAGACAGGACCAGTTGCAAGGCCTGTCTACCAGGCTGTGAGAGAATGCTGCAGAGGTGGTCCAATCGATGTAGCTTCCTTATCAGCCTATATCTCTAGTAAAAACGAAGCCAGTGACGTGGAGGTGGAAGAGTTTGCTTCCATCATCCCTTGTTCGGCTATTCATCCACACACTAACTCGTGTCTGGCTCAAAATGCTAATGCTATGTCAGCTACATTCAAGAAAACATTCCCTTTATACTTCTCCCTCACATTCGTCCCATATGTTGTTCTAAACCTACAAAGG TTCATGGCTTCTCCTTACCGGACATCTTGGCATTCAATCAGAGATTCAGTTAGATCAACTTCCTTCTTGTCTGCTTTTGTTGGGATTTTTCAG GCTTTCATATGTGCCCATAGAAAAGTTGCATCCAAGGACCACAAGATCGTTTACTGGTTCGCGGGTGGTGTAGCTGCTCTCTCGGTTATGCTGGAGAAAAAACCGAGACGCTCTGAGCTTGCTCTATACGTTCTTCCCCGAGCAGGAGATTCACTGTGGGAGATACTTGTCAACCGCCACGTTCTTCCTGATATTAAAAACGCCGAG GTGGCTATGTTCTGTGCATGTATGGGAGGAATAATGTATTACCTAGAACATGAACCAGATACGTTGGCTCCGTTTCTGAGGGGGCTCATCCGAAGGTTTCTTGCTAGTCAAATAAGCAATTCTAGCAGTAAAAACCGGCAAAGCTCTTCCTATGTGTATCGCCAGAGTCTAGATGCGTTGGAGAAGCCGAAACCGCCTCCAGAGAGTGGGGAAGGCGAAGCTCAAAAAGCTGAAGAAAAGTATAACCTGGAGGCTATTCCTGGTCTTTAA
- the LOC106328513 gene encoding RNA pseudouridine synthase 7 — protein sequence MKRKLEDVDAVEKPSSSSSSSSSSIIATSMNTTDIVLQTSSPKLSQKQDYIFHGGRRHVRPYYFEFISHVNKRWTGKTIVDLFADEFKGRPRDYYVGAVKSGRIKVDGETVPVSYIVRSSQKITHFVHRHEPPVMTDDVEILVKEDDVVTVCKPASVPVHPCGQYRKNTVVGILDAEHDLGPLFPIHRLDRLVSGLLIIARTAAKADFFRKQIEGGMVKKRYIAKVIGVFPEDEKVVDANINYNGSEGRSTAEDANSSGGDKKVKGKPACTKFTRIDTNGTHSLVLCEPVTGRTHQIRVHLQYTGHPIANDPLYLNQQVDNLETKIAKRIDADERKMASPNDYVYSSEDFSIDPMCTNCPKLIPQGYEEHDEALWLHCVRYSGTGWEYECPYPSWASL from the exons ATGAAAAGAAAGCTGGAAGATGTCGACGCCGTAGAGAAGCCCTCTTCTTCTTCTTCTTCTTCTTCTTCTTCTATCATCGCCACTAGCATGAATACTACTGACATAGTGTTACAGACATCATCTCCGAAACTCTCACAGAAGCAAGACTACATCTTCCATGGGG GGAGACGCCATGTGAGGCCGTACTACTTCGAGTTCATCTCTCAT GTGAATAAACGCTGGACTGGGAAAACAATCGTGGACTTGTTCGCCGATGAATTCAAAGGCAGACCTCGTGATTACTAT GTTGGTGCTGTCAAAAGTGGAAGAATCAAAGTTGATGGAGAAACTGTACCAGTTTCTTATATTGTGAGATCTTCTCAAAAGATCACTCATTTCGTCCACAG ACATGAACCACCGGTGATGACTGATGATGTAGAGATCCTTGTCAAAGAAGATGATGTTGTTACTGTCTGCAAGCCAGCTTCTGTTCCT GTGCATCCATGTGGTCAATACCGTAAGAACACAGTTGTTGGAATCCTTGACGCTGAGCATGACCTCGGCCCTCTCTTTC CTATTCACCGATTAGACCGTTTGGTTTCTGGATTGCTCATCATAGCAAGAACTGCTGCCAAAGCTGATTTTTTCAGGAAACAG ATTGAGGGTGGAATGGTGAAGAAACGTTATATCGCAAAAGTTATTGGCGTGTTCCCAGAAGATGAG AAAGTAGTCGATGCCAACATAAATTACAATGGTAGTGAAGGAAGAAGCACAGCAGAG GACGCCAATTCAAGTGGTGGTGATAAGAAGGTGAAGGGGAAGCCTGCGTGTACCAAGTTCACTAGAATCGATACAAATGGGACTCACAGCCTCGTCTTGTGTGAACCAGTCACAGGACGAACTCATCAA ATACGAGTGCATCTACAATATACAGGGCATCCCATAGCGAATGACCCACTTTATCTCAATCAACAAGTGGATAATCTGGAGACCAAGATTGCAAAAAGAATTGATGCGGATGAGAGAAAAATGGCCTCCCCAAACGACTATGTGTATTCCAGTGAAGATTTCAGCATTGATCCAATGTGCACAAACTGCCCAAAGCTTATCCCACAAGG GTACGAGGAGCATGACGAGGCTCTTTGGTTACATTGCGTTCGATACTCTGGAACAGGATGGGAATACGAATGTCCTTATCCATCTTGGGCATCTCTTTAA
- the LOC106328514 gene encoding probable RNA methyltransferase At5g51130 has product MGQDSNETKTKRKRGGRSKEKKSTEKVVTNEEQKQQGNGSKKKKSQEFCPFGNYKNYYGYRISNDMDEDPRLKVMKKEWFQGKDCLDIGCNSGVMTIHIAKKFGCRSILGVDIDSSLIEVARWRLRSFVRTQTSAKPGEKKTHSGGADGSEEQSIPLSSGSSSAETKDLFQIVSFQKENFVHTRNLDENRYDTIICLSVTKWVHLNWGDDGLITLFSKIWRLLNPGGIFVMEPQPWKSYEKNRRVSETTAMNYRNIVLRPEHFQNILLDKIGFRTVEDLTSSLSGVSKGFDRQVLAFQK; this is encoded by the exons ATGGGCCAGGACAGCAACGAAACCAAGACGAAGAGGAAGAGAGGAGGTAGAAGCAAAGAGAAGAAGAGTACTGAGAAAGTAGTCACTAACGAAGAGCAGAAGCAACAAGGGAATGGTAGCAAGAAGAAGAAGAGCCAAGAGTTTTGTCCTTTCGGAAACTACAAAAACTACTACGGCTACAGA ATAAGCAATGATATGGATGAGGATCCTCGGCTTAAAGTGATGAAGAAAGAATGGTTTCAAGGCAAGGACTGTCTCGACATCGGCTGCAATAGCGGCGTCATGACTATCCATATTG CTAAGAAGTTTGGTTGCCGGAGCATTCTTGGAGTTGATATTGATTCAA GTCTCATTGAGGTTGCTCGCTGGCGTCTTAGGAGTTTTGTTAGGACGCAGACTTCCGCTAAGCCAGGTGAAAAGAAAACTCATTCAGGTGGTGCTGATGGTTCAGAGGAGCAATCTATTCCTCTCTCTAGTGGCAGCAGCAGCGCAGAAACCAAAGACCTGTTTCAGATTGTGTCGTTTCAGAAAGAGAATTTTGTTCATACCCGTAACCTTGACGAGAATCGTTATGATACAATTATATG TTTGAGTGTGACAAAGTGGGTACATTTGAACTGGGGTGATGATGGTTTGATCACCTTGTTTTCTAAAATTTGGCGTCTTCTTAATCCG GGTGGTATTTTTGTAATGGAACCTCAGCCTTGGAAATCTTATGAAAAGAATCGCCGTGTCTCAGAG ACAACCGCAATGAACTACCGAAACATTGTTTTACGTCCAGAGCATTTCCAAAATATTCTTCTTGATAAG ATTGGGTTTAGAACAGTGGAGGATCTTACATCAAGCTTGTCAGGCGTAAGCAAAGGATTTGATAGACAGGTCCTTGCTTTCCAGAAATGA
- the LOC106331564 gene encoding uncharacterized zinc finger protein At4g06634-like, whose amino-acid sequence MEQRYQYQNNPFERRPILKPSKSSPAVRWIKDWVPQDIVATGAKCYLRKWVTEETVKRLKEKEKEPTTDVSDLDPPEPTSEILFLCSYDGCGKIFFDVSALRKHSHIHGERQYVCDYPGCDKKFLDSSKLKRHWLIHTGARDFVCTYQGCGKAFSLDFNLRSHMKTHSQENYHICPYSGCGKRYAYEYKLKNHVAAYHEKNGAGETPTFTPPAEKASRTPRTSSATVYGSASLERPYACPYEGCDKDYIHEYKLKLHLKREHLPEENNNTPNKHDLEEGSDQDFYRKLASNGKIQMHKQQSRAKPDMRTPPAKALKKGSTSSPAKARMDKKPLQEKETCEGEDSEETEEDRENVDDGWRFVGNNEEEDDDEETEDEN is encoded by the exons ATGGAGCAGCGGTATCAGTATCAGAATAATCCATTCGAGAGACGCCCCATCCTTAAACCATCCAAGTCTTCTCCTGCTGTTAGGTGGATCAAGGACTG GGTACCACAAGATATTGTTGCTACAGGTGCCAAGTGTTATCTTCGCAAATGGGTCACAG AGGAAACGGTGAAGAGACTAAAAGAAAAAGAGAAAGAGCCTACTACTGATGTTTCAGACCTTGACCCCCCGGAACCCACTTCTGAGATTTTGTTTCTCTGCAGTTACGATGGTTGTGGCAAGATTTTCTTCGATGTTAGTGCCTTGAGAAAGCATTCCCACATCCATGGTGAAAGGCAGTACGTTTGTGACTACCCTGGTTGTGATAAA AAATTTCTGGATAGCTCGAAGTTGAAGAGACATTGGCTCATTCATACTGGGGCTAGGGACTTTGTTTGCACTTATCAAGGCTGTGGAAAG GCATTCTCCCTGGATTTTAACCTCAGATCTCACATGAAGACTCATTCACAAGAAAACTATCACATCTGTCCCTACTCTGGGTGTGGAAAGAGATATGCTTATGAATACAAGCTCAAGAACCATGTTGCTGCCTACCATGAAAAG AATGGTGCTGGAGAGACGCCTACATTCACACCACCTGCAGAGAAAGCATCAAGGACTCCCAGAACATCTTCTGCCACGGTTTATGGGTCAGCGTCTTTAGAACGTCCATACGCATGCCCTTACGAAGGGTGTGACAAGGATTACATACATGAGTACAAGCTCAAACTCCACTTGAAGAGAGAGCATTTACCTGAAGAGAACAACAACACACCGAACAAGCACGATCTGGAAGAAGGGAGCGATCAAGATTTTTACAGGAAACTCGCTAGCAACGGGAAAATCCAGATGCATAAACAGCAGAGCAGAGCTAAGCCGGACATGAGGACACCACCTGCGAAAGCGTTAAAGAAAGGCTCAACCTCTTCACCGGCGAAAGCAAGGATGGACAAAAAACCATTGCAAGAAAAAGAAACGTGTGAAGGAGAAGATAGCGAGGAGACGGAGGAAGATAGAGAGAATGTGGATGATGGGTGGAGGTTTGTGGGAAACAATGAGGAGGAAGATGACGATGAAGAGACTGAAGATGAAAACTAA
- the LOC106331510 gene encoding polyadenylate-binding protein 1 produces the protein MTLNDEQEHEVYGGEIPEEEGEMETDEYEEHGGEEGGAAGDEELEPGSSAKDLEDMKKRIKEIEEEAGALREMQAKAEKEMGADQDPSGAISSAEKEEVDSRSIYVGNVDYACTPEEVQQHFQSCGTVNRVTILTDKFGQPKGFAYVEFVEEDAVQNSLILNESELHGRQIKVSAKRTNVPGMRQFRGRRPFRPMRGFMPGIPFYAPYAYGRVPRFRRPMRYRPY, from the exons ATGACGCTAAACGATGAGCAAGAGCACGAGGTGTACGGTGGAGAGATCCCAGAGGAGGAAGGAGAGATGGAGACGGACGAGTACGAGGAGCACGGGGGAGAAGAAGGCGGCGCCGCAGGAGACGAGGAGCTTGAGCCAGGCTCTAGCGCTAAG GATCTAGAGGATATGAAGAAGCGAATCAAGGAGATTGAGGAAGAAGCTGGAGCTTTGCGTGAAATGCAAGCCAAAGCTGAGAAAGAGATGGGCGCTGATCAAG ATCCATCAGGTGCTATTAGTTCGGCTGAGAAGGAGGAAGTTGATTCCCGTTCAATCTATGTTGGCAAT GTGGACTATGCATGTACCCCAGAGGAAGTCCAGCAACATTTCCAGTCCTGTGGAACAGTCAACAGGGTTACGATTCTGACAGATAAGTTTGGCCAACCCAAAGGTTTTGCCTACGTCGAATTCGTGGAAGAAGATGCCGTTCAGAATTCTCTTATCTTGAACGAGTCAGAGCTGCATGGTCGTCAGATAAAG GTATCAGCAAAGAGAACTAACGTCCCTGGAATGAGACAATTCCGAGGAAGGCGCCCCTTTAGACCCATGAGAGGATTCATGCCTGGAATTCCATTTTATGCTCCATATGCTTATGG GAGAGTTCCCAGGTTCAGACGGCCAATGCGCTACAGGCCATACTGA
- the LOC106328758 gene encoding uncharacterized protein LOC106328758: protein MATTTSSPPCHISVSFLRQLPPCTTVQFFGFSPTQRKLGGLTVARNNLAQDFLGDFGARDPYPAEIASQFGDKVLGPQSTEHKILIPNASVLSLSQLECSPVSPSQAPLSPDEAKTLLHKVLGWSIVEDEAGGLKIRCMWKVRDFGCGVELINRIHKVADASGHYPSLHLESPTQVRAELSTSSIGGLSMNDFIMAAKIDDIKTSDLSSRKRVWA, encoded by the exons ATGGCTACTACCACGTCATCTCCACCGTGTCATATCTCCGTCTCATTCCTCCGTCAGCTTCCTCCTTGCACCACTGTTCAGTTCTTCGGTTTCTCACCGACCCAGCGTAAACTGGGTGGGTTAACGGTAGCCCGGAACAATCTGGCGCAGGATTTTCTTGGGGACTTCGGAGCTCGTGACCCGTACCCGGCGGAGATAGCGAGCCAGTTCGGAGATAAGGTGTTGGGACCCCAAAGCACAGAGCACAAGATTCTGATTCCTAATGCCTCTGTTCTCTCCCTCTCGCAGCTCGAATGCTCCCCTGTTTCGCCTTCTCAGGCTCCTTTATCCCCCGATGAGGCCAAAACGCTCCTCCATAAG GTTTTGGGATGGAGTATAGTGGAGGATGAAGCGGGCGGTCTGAAAATAAGATGCATGTGGAAGGTGAGGGATTTTGGGTGCGGCGTTGAACTCATAAACAGGATCCATAAGGTGGCTGACGCTTCTGGTCATTACCCTTCTCTCCATTTGGAAAGTCCTACCCAAGTTAGAGCTGAACTATCTACCTCTTCCATTG GTGGGCTGAGCATGAACGATTTCATAATGGCGGCAAAGATAGATGATATCAAGACTTCTGATCTTTCCTCAAGGAAAAGAGTCTGGGCATAA